The Candidatus Rokuibacteriota bacterium genome contains the following window.
CGTGAGGAAGAAGCCCGCGTAGAGCACGGTCCAAACCACGCCGAAGGCTCCGATAACCAAGGGTGCCAGCTGCCCCTCAATCGTGCCGAGAACCAGAAGCAGCGAGACGAGAGCCGCTCCGGCCCCCAGCAAGACGCGAGGCAAAATGTGGGCTGGAGAGACCTCTGGCCACTTGCGCCTGGTTTCGCGGACCCGCTCGCTGGCGACCCGCGCCAGCGCCCGCTCTGCGATCCCCCGAGGGAGGGGAGGCGCCGTCCACCGGTCAGCAGCCGAGGAGAGCGCCCGAAGGCGGCTCCATCGCTCCGCGCACCCACCGCATCCCTCTAGGTGGGCCAGGAGCCGGGAGCGCTCCTCGGCACCCAGCTCCTCGTACAGGAGGTCAACCAGCAAGGCCTGCACCTCTGAACAACGCATTCCCTACCCTCCTTCTCTCCGCGAGACCACGAGCGACGCTTCGAGGCGTCGCACGGCCTCGTGAATCCGCCATTTGACCGTCCCAAGCGGGACTTGAAGGGCCTCAGCGATCTCTTCGTAGCTGAGACCGTGATAGTGTCGGAGGACGAAGGCCTCCCTCTGCTCTTCCGGAAGCTGCTGGATGGCCCGACGGATTCCCTCCGCCTCTTCCACTTTCTCGGCCGTAGCTGATGGCCCGAGGTCGCTCGCGGGTAGCTGCGCAGCAGCCTCCAGCGGCACCGCGTGCGTGATTTCGCGCCCGCGATGGCGAAGGTGGTCCTTCCAGACGAGGCGGGCGATCCCGTAGAGCCACGGCGCGAAGGGACGGTCGAGGTCGTACCGCTGCCGCCGCCGGTACACCGTCACCAGGACTTCCTCAGTCAGGTCCTCGACCCAGCTCGGCGGGCACCCCAGCCGGTAGAAGAACGCGAAGAGCGGGCCTTCCCAGCGCGTGAAGAGGATCTCCAGGGCGCTTTCATCGCGCTCCCTGACCCTCGCCATCAGCTCTCGGTCGTCAGCCACTTTTCTCTCGGATCTACGCGCCTCGCGTGATCGGAGGTAGGCAACCTTTCTAAATATCCGCCTCGATTGTGGGTGAAAAGTTCGAGCCGGCCCCCACTGGCGCCCCGGCAAGACGCCAGGGCGCCCGTCCTTGTCATTTTCAGGTTCTGTTACGGGGCTTGTGGGGACGGTTCTGTGACCGGGGCCTGAGGAGGCCTCTCGATGGGATTTGGGCGATCGAAGGTCGTCACCGCCGCCTCCACCGCCCCCGCGGCCAGCAAAAGGGCGAGTACCGTCGAAACGATAAGCTTCATGGGACTCACCTCCTTCGTTCATTTATCCGTGCCGGCGCGGCAAAAGGTTGGCAGGCTTTGGCGTGACCTCCCGCTGGAGCCGTCGCTCGCTATCAAGCAATCTGTTCATCGCCGCCGCCCTCAAGGGACAAGGCAGGTCTCAGGGCACGGCTGAAGCTCGACCGGCGTCGACCCACCCCACCCGCCCGGGCCCCCTACCGGTCCCCGGCCGCCGACCATCCAGCTCAGCGCACTCACCAGGATGCCGATAGCGAGAAGAAGGCCCAAGACACTTGCCGCGGCTTTCGTGACGCCCATCACACCACCGCCCCAGACGAGCTCTCGTTCCATTAACAATTCCGCGCGTGGTGCATGTTTGGTTGGGAACTTCTTGCTGGAAGAGTCGCGGCTCAACGCGGCCTGGATTTTCCCGGCTATTTCGTCGTCGACCCGGTAGGAGGATGCTCCGCGAGTCGCGTTCAGACGCTAGGCGCGACGGGAGACCGCGAGATCTGGGCAGGCAACGGTCTGCTGCCCCCTCGGCCTGCAACCCCCGCAACAGGGCAAAGCCTGCCGCGGGATAGGGTCAGTGGATGTCTGGGAGGTCGTCCGTGATGTCGCGCTCAGTGAGCAGCTTGCGGCGCCAGTCGTGGAGGTGGGGGAAGAGATAGGGGAGCATCCGGAGGGCGATTGTGGAG
Protein-coding sequences here:
- a CDS encoding sigma-70 family RNA polymerase sigma factor, translated to MADDRELMARVRERDESALEILFTRWEGPLFAFFYRLGCPPSWVEDLTEEVLVTVYRRRQRYDLDRPFAPWLYGIARLVWKDHLRHRGREITHAVPLEAAAQLPASDLGPSATAEKVEEAEGIRRAIQQLPEEQREAFVLRHYHGLSYEEIAEALQVPLGTVKWRIHEAVRRLEASLVVSRREGG